From the Nakamurella alba genome, the window GCCGACGGTCCGCCGGGCGCTGCGCACTCTCGCCGACGCCGGCCGGATCAGCCGACTGCACGGGCGGGGCACCTTCGTGGCCTGAGGGCGACGGCACACCAGGGGATCCGAAACGACTACCCGGCGAGTGCGGTGGCGAGTCGCCGCATCGCCCGGGCGAGGGTCCGGCTCACCTGCATCTGGCTGGTGAGAAGCTCCCGTGCGACGGCGGACTGGGTCAGACCGTCCCAGTAGTACAGGGAGATGACCTGCCGCTCCAGTTCGCTCAGGGTGGCCCAGGCCCGCGCCAGGTCCGCCCGGACCTCCGCGCGGTCGAGGTCCCGATCCGGCGCCGCACCGGCCCGGGCCGTGACCGCCGGGTGATCGATCGGCGCCGGGTTGCAGATGCCGTACGACCGCGCGCACTCGAGCACCTGTGCGAGCGGAAGGCCGCTGTGCTCGGCGATCTCGGCCGGACCGGGCATCCGGTTCCGCAGCGCGAGCAGTTCCTGGCGGGACCGCCGGACCAGGTCGTCGGCAAGCTGGGTCGTCCGGGGGCGGCGGATCACCGTCAGGTGGTCCCGGAACCACCGTTTCACGGTGCCCTCCATGGTCGGGACCGCGTAGCCGAGGAATCCCGGCGACC encodes:
- a CDS encoding sigma-70 family RNA polymerase sigma factor, whose translation is MAERRSGLGAELLAELVSVRESGSPWEVRRIENLVVQEYLDVAAWVARRFAHRGAPLEDLEQQARLGLVEALRRWDPARSPGFLGYAVPTMEGTVKRWFRDHLTVIRRPRTTQLADDLVRRSRQELLALRNRMPGPAEIAEHSGLPLAQVLECARSYGICNPAPIDHPAVTARAGAAPDRDLDRAEVRADLARAWATLSELERQVISLYYWDGLTQSAVARELLTSQMQVSRTLARAMRRLATALAG